Proteins from a genomic interval of Rhodococcus rhodochrous:
- a CDS encoding sensor histidine kinase, with the protein MRTAGRLGRGRWSVVTVVTVTLILYAIAWPTLPLTHDISPPLLPLISGMAVFPFLLVLVRPALGWAVAAAAGLVIPIAFDLVPGYDYPWQVVHILVMLALVFAVAIREEIRLVLVVWVATVLLFAAFVPGRNGWGWGIGITAVVVFGLLVRWLLISRRQLAREEEVSELERARRAILEEKAHIARDLHDIVAHHMSMIVVQAQSAPYRLPDVNDDVRAEFDALGATAREALNEVRTLLGVLRSDGQLPEHEPQPGLDRIDDLFESSRRAGMLLETRIDGVPGRVSDGVGLTVYRILQESLANAARHAPGARVCARLLWEPATVTVEVTNGQSSVDDLVATVRPSDRSGGNGILGMVERASVVGGQLVAHPRPGGGFEVRAVLPVLTGA; encoded by the coding sequence GTGAGAACCGCGGGACGCCTGGGCCGGGGACGGTGGAGCGTCGTCACCGTGGTCACCGTGACGTTGATCCTCTATGCGATCGCGTGGCCGACGCTGCCCCTGACCCACGACATCTCCCCACCGCTGTTGCCGCTGATCTCGGGGATGGCGGTGTTCCCGTTCCTCCTCGTGCTCGTCCGGCCGGCTCTGGGGTGGGCGGTGGCCGCGGCGGCCGGACTCGTCATCCCGATAGCGTTCGACCTGGTTCCCGGCTACGACTATCCGTGGCAGGTCGTGCACATCCTGGTGATGCTTGCGCTGGTGTTCGCCGTTGCGATCCGCGAGGAGATCCGCCTCGTGCTGGTCGTGTGGGTCGCGACCGTACTGTTGTTCGCGGCGTTCGTTCCCGGCCGCAACGGCTGGGGATGGGGCATCGGTATCACCGCCGTCGTCGTCTTCGGGTTGCTGGTGCGCTGGCTGCTGATCTCCCGACGGCAACTAGCCCGGGAGGAGGAGGTCAGCGAGCTCGAACGTGCGCGTCGCGCCATCCTCGAGGAGAAGGCGCACATCGCACGCGACCTGCACGACATCGTCGCCCACCACATGTCGATGATCGTCGTGCAGGCACAGAGCGCCCCTTATCGGCTTCCGGACGTGAACGACGACGTGCGCGCCGAATTCGACGCCCTCGGTGCGACCGCGCGGGAAGCACTGAACGAGGTCCGCACCCTGCTCGGGGTCCTCCGCAGCGACGGGCAACTCCCCGAGCACGAACCCCAGCCGGGTCTCGACCGCATCGACGACCTGTTCGAGTCCTCGCGTCGCGCGGGGATGTTGCTCGAGACCCGAATCGACGGAGTGCCGGGGCGTGTCTCCGACGGTGTCGGCCTGACGGTCTACCGGATCCTGCAGGAGTCGCTCGCGAACGCGGCCCGGCACGCTCCCGGTGCCCGCGTGTGCGCGCGGCTGCTGTGGGAGCCGGCGACCGTCACGGTGGAAGTGACCAACGGACAGTCGTCGGTCGACGACCTCGTCGCCACCGTTCGTCCGTCGGACCGCAGCGGCGGCAACGGAATCCTGGGCATGGTCGAACGCGCGTCCGTCGTGGGCGGACAACTCGTCGCCCATCCCCGGCCCGGAGGAGGTTTCGAGGTCCGAGCGGTCCTCCCGGTGCTGACCGGGGCCTAA
- a CDS encoding LuxR C-terminal-related transcriptional regulator, with translation MPRTMPLSRRRLFSVLSAHSELAVLVGGPFSGKTTLVNTWLATDPCPEMVPVVVPEPAHDVTPETYWATVASSLCNSLGIDEPVAAERSFDTVCSVLVRHARPVMFVLDGVRSVESIEDRVGQLLQLGPQVRVVATSRAAGSWTEHVDGHPRRTIVGADDLAFTVDETAALCRLFGLTRDERTIEWIIRRTEGSAAFVAAVCATLRAEKPHRAYGADALDVLVDSAVDLVVMHVVAAESSPALSSRSVLVSAAPNTVTRTSISALPHISDSDAFLAALVESGLIEACSADDGSTDDETGWCYPEVVRRSLLRVGNAEYPDELWDAQSALIDHWLQRARPDIALEHAVERRDWQCAIGIVEKNWVALYGSGSLRSLGVVLLELLPDDMTADDRTVASLRTITRARNGSEEPREWTFPQSFEAVLRLGSLRMQGSYDEAMEVCDGLATEPVPDFETLDTATRHAHGLRYLNFGTVYLLGGRTTDAGTMLRHAHTAGRGVFVEREAAGKLALLEALRGRTHEATRWIEEERRHPPILGEAEVLVRTAGLAAAALVALDRLDTGTAFRALSELGTPRHTEELWAAVLYARGRLALLSGVPADGLLYIDSELQHFSHRLIGISALLVDAARADLHLALGEAGAARELLAGSTHPLTAPARARLRLLGGDPGGAEVIVHRGDAAREHCPAVGAELALIGSVAALRLGRRTDARRHLQRAVVLAEHAGVTRPFVGVPPSAVRDILSLGVELPIDLDSAMAEYGIFREIRVVVRLTPRERAVLDALLAGGTASTIAKEQFVTLNTVKTQLRSLYRKLGVHSREEAIAQARRLVVG, from the coding sequence GTGCCGAGAACGATGCCCTTGTCTCGTCGCCGATTGTTCTCCGTTCTGTCTGCACATTCCGAACTCGCCGTGCTCGTCGGTGGTCCCTTCTCGGGCAAGACGACACTCGTCAACACGTGGCTGGCGACCGACCCGTGTCCCGAGATGGTGCCCGTCGTGGTTCCCGAACCCGCGCACGATGTCACACCCGAGACGTACTGGGCGACGGTGGCGTCGTCGCTGTGCAACTCCCTCGGAATCGACGAACCCGTTGCAGCGGAACGCTCCTTCGACACGGTGTGTTCGGTACTGGTCCGGCACGCCCGACCGGTGATGTTCGTGCTCGACGGCGTCCGGTCGGTCGAGTCGATCGAGGACCGGGTCGGGCAGTTGCTGCAACTCGGTCCGCAGGTGCGGGTCGTGGCCACCAGCAGAGCTGCGGGATCGTGGACCGAACATGTCGACGGACACCCGCGCAGGACGATCGTCGGCGCCGACGACCTGGCGTTCACCGTGGACGAGACCGCTGCACTGTGTCGCCTCTTCGGACTCACACGCGACGAACGCACCATCGAGTGGATCATCCGCCGGACCGAAGGATCAGCCGCGTTCGTCGCGGCGGTGTGCGCGACGTTGCGCGCCGAGAAGCCGCACCGGGCCTACGGCGCCGACGCCCTCGACGTCCTCGTCGACTCGGCAGTAGATCTCGTCGTCATGCATGTGGTGGCGGCGGAGTCCTCACCGGCACTGTCCTCCCGCTCGGTCCTCGTCTCCGCCGCACCGAACACGGTGACCCGGACGTCGATCTCGGCCCTACCGCACATCTCCGACAGCGACGCCTTCCTTGCCGCACTGGTCGAATCGGGACTGATCGAGGCCTGCTCGGCGGACGACGGCTCGACGGACGACGAGACCGGTTGGTGCTATCCCGAGGTCGTCCGAAGGTCACTCCTGCGGGTGGGCAACGCGGAATACCCGGACGAGTTGTGGGATGCGCAGTCGGCTCTCATCGACCACTGGCTGCAGCGCGCGCGTCCGGACATCGCCCTCGAACATGCCGTGGAGCGGCGCGACTGGCAGTGCGCGATCGGCATCGTCGAGAAGAACTGGGTGGCACTCTACGGGAGCGGATCACTCCGCTCCCTGGGGGTCGTGCTGCTCGAGTTGCTCCCCGACGACATGACGGCCGACGATCGCACCGTCGCATCGCTGCGAACGATCACCCGTGCCCGGAACGGCTCGGAAGAGCCGAGGGAGTGGACATTCCCGCAGTCCTTCGAAGCGGTCCTCCGCCTCGGAAGTCTCCGGATGCAGGGTTCCTACGACGAGGCGATGGAGGTGTGCGACGGCCTGGCCACCGAACCCGTGCCGGATTTCGAGACGCTCGACACCGCGACCCGGCACGCCCACGGACTGAGGTACCTCAACTTCGGCACCGTCTACCTCCTCGGCGGACGCACCACCGATGCCGGAACGATGCTGCGCCACGCCCACACGGCGGGGCGAGGGGTGTTCGTCGAGCGGGAGGCCGCAGGCAAACTCGCGCTCCTCGAAGCGCTCCGGGGCCGGACGCACGAGGCCACCCGGTGGATCGAGGAGGAACGCCGGCATCCGCCGATCCTGGGAGAGGCCGAGGTCCTCGTCCGTACGGCGGGTCTGGCCGCCGCCGCGCTCGTGGCACTCGACCGGCTCGACACCGGCACGGCCTTCCGCGCGCTCTCCGAGCTCGGCACGCCCCGCCACACTGAAGAGCTGTGGGCGGCCGTCCTGTACGCGCGCGGTCGACTGGCGTTGCTGAGTGGTGTGCCCGCCGACGGCCTGCTGTACATAGATTCGGAGTTGCAGCACTTCTCCCATCGCCTCATCGGTATCTCCGCGCTGTTGGTCGATGCCGCGCGTGCCGATCTGCACCTCGCGCTCGGGGAGGCCGGCGCGGCGCGCGAGTTGCTCGCCGGGTCGACGCATCCCCTCACGGCTCCGGCCCGTGCGCGATTGCGGTTGCTCGGCGGTGATCCCGGAGGTGCCGAGGTGATCGTGCATCGCGGGGATGCGGCCCGTGAGCACTGTCCGGCCGTCGGTGCGGAACTCGCCCTGATCGGCTCGGTGGCGGCGCTGCGACTCGGTCGCCGCACCGACGCGCGACGGCATCTCCAGCGGGCCGTGGTGCTGGCGGAACATGCAGGAGTGACGCGGCCGTTCGTCGGTGTCCCACCGTCGGCCGTGCGCGACATCCTGTCCCTGGGTGTCGAACTGCCGATCGATCTCGACTCGGCGATGGCCGAGTACGGCATCTTCCGCGAGATCCGTGTCGTCGTACGGCTGACTCCGCGCGAGCGCGCGGTCCTCGACGCATTGCTCGCCGGCGGGACGGCGAGCACGATCGCCAAGGAACAGTTCGTCACCCTCAACACCGTCAAGACTCAGTTGCGTTCCCTCTACCGGAAACTGGGCGTGCATTCGCGTGAGGAAGCGATCGCGCAGGCACGCAGGCTCGTCGTCGGCTGA
- a CDS encoding ACT domain-containing protein has protein sequence MSYLLRVRLPDRPGSLGSLALALGSVGADILSLDVVERGTDFAIDDLVVDVEPGKLPDTLLTAAEALPGVTVDSIRPYAGILDTHRELELIDHVAAARDDRIQILVDGAPRVLRVGWATVLGVGPNGVFRIAGSPGSPETHLDGVPWMPLAEATLLDHDGEWVPQLWRDMDTMLAAAPLGSPERVLVLGRPGGPEFRPSEIARIGYFAGIVGTVLR, from the coding sequence GTGTCGTACCTCTTGCGTGTCAGGCTCCCCGATCGTCCCGGCAGCCTCGGCTCGCTCGCCCTGGCACTCGGTTCGGTCGGCGCCGACATCCTGTCGCTCGACGTCGTCGAACGCGGCACGGACTTCGCGATCGACGATCTCGTCGTCGACGTCGAGCCGGGCAAGCTCCCCGACACGCTGCTCACCGCGGCCGAGGCCCTGCCCGGTGTGACGGTCGACTCGATCCGTCCCTACGCCGGAATCCTCGACACCCATCGCGAACTCGAACTGATCGATCACGTCGCCGCCGCCCGCGACGACCGCATCCAGATCCTCGTCGACGGCGCTCCCCGGGTGCTTCGTGTGGGCTGGGCGACCGTGCTCGGAGTCGGCCCGAACGGCGTCTTCCGCATCGCGGGGAGCCCGGGTTCGCCGGAGACCCACCTCGACGGCGTCCCCTGGATGCCTCTCGCCGAGGCCACCCTGCTCGACCACGACGGTGAGTGGGTGCCGCAGCTCTGGCGCGACATGGACACGATGCTCGCGGCGGCTCCCCTCGGCTCGCCCGAACGCGTCCTCGTCCTCGGCCGTCCCGGCGGACCGGAGTTCCGTCCGTCCGAGATCGCACGCATCGGTTACTTCGCGGGCATCGTCGGCACCGTCCTCCGATAG
- the gatA gene encoding Asp-tRNA(Asn)/Glu-tRNA(Gln) amidotransferase subunit GatA, which yields MSTDTTRLDAATLASKIHAGELSSVEVTQAHLDRIAEVDGEYNAFLHVASEQALAAAAEVDRAVAAGEKPASALAGVPLALKDVFTTTDMPTTCGSKILEGWVSPYDATLTTKLREAGIPILGKTNMDEFAMGSSTENSAYGPTRNPWDTSRIPGGSGGGSAAALASYQAPLAIGTDTGGSIRQPAAVTATVGTKPTYGTVSRYGLVACASSLDQGGPCGRTVLDTALLHEVIAGHDPRDSTSVNAPVRPVVEAARQGAAGDLKGLKVGVVKELHSDSYQPGVLSSFDAAVEMLTKLGAEVVEVSCPHFEYALASYYLILPSEVSSNLARFDAMRYGMRVDDGTMSAEQVMAATRAAGFGKEVKRRIMIGTYALSSGYYEAYYGQALKVRTLIAQDFEKAYEQVDVLVSPTSPFTPWKLGEKVDDPLAMYLSDLCTLPTNLAGHCAMSVPSGLSADDGLPVGLQIMAPALADERLYRVGAAFEAARGPIVA from the coding sequence ATGAGCACGGATACGACACGCCTCGACGCCGCGACCCTGGCGTCGAAGATCCATGCCGGCGAACTGTCGTCGGTGGAGGTCACCCAGGCCCACCTCGATCGCATCGCCGAGGTGGACGGCGAGTACAACGCCTTCCTGCACGTCGCCTCCGAGCAGGCGCTCGCCGCCGCGGCCGAGGTCGACCGTGCTGTCGCCGCAGGCGAGAAGCCGGCCTCGGCGCTCGCCGGTGTGCCGCTCGCGCTCAAGGACGTGTTCACCACCACGGACATGCCCACCACGTGCGGTTCGAAGATCCTCGAGGGCTGGGTCTCGCCCTACGACGCGACGCTCACCACGAAGCTGCGCGAAGCCGGGATCCCCATCCTCGGCAAGACCAACATGGACGAGTTCGCGATGGGTTCGTCCACCGAGAACTCGGCCTACGGTCCCACCCGCAACCCGTGGGACACCAGCCGTATCCCGGGTGGCTCCGGTGGTGGTTCCGCTGCGGCGCTCGCGTCGTACCAGGCCCCGCTCGCGATCGGCACCGACACCGGTGGCTCGATCCGCCAGCCCGCCGCCGTCACCGCCACCGTCGGCACCAAGCCCACCTACGGCACGGTCTCGCGGTACGGCCTGGTCGCCTGCGCGTCGTCGCTCGACCAGGGTGGACCCTGCGGCCGCACCGTCCTCGACACGGCACTGCTGCACGAGGTCATCGCCGGGCACGATCCGCGCGACTCGACGTCGGTGAACGCCCCCGTGCGTCCCGTCGTGGAGGCGGCGCGCCAGGGTGCGGCCGGCGACCTGAAGGGCCTGAAGGTCGGCGTGGTCAAGGAGCTGCACTCCGACAGCTACCAGCCCGGCGTGCTCTCGTCGTTCGATGCGGCGGTCGAGATGCTCACGAAGCTCGGCGCGGAGGTCGTCGAGGTGTCGTGCCCGCACTTCGAGTACGCGCTCGCCTCGTACTACCTGATCCTGCCGTCGGAGGTCTCCTCGAACCTGGCCCGCTTCGACGCCATGCGGTACGGCATGCGCGTCGACGACGGCACGATGAGCGCCGAGCAGGTCATGGCCGCGACCCGCGCCGCCGGTTTCGGCAAGGAGGTCAAGCGCCGCATCATGATCGGTACCTACGCGCTGTCCTCCGGCTACTACGAGGCCTACTACGGTCAGGCCCTCAAGGTCCGGACCCTCATCGCGCAGGACTTCGAGAAGGCCTACGAGCAGGTCGACGTTCTGGTCTCGCCCACGAGTCCGTTCACACCGTGGAAGCTCGGCGAGAAGGTCGACGACCCGCTGGCGATGTACCTGTCCGATCTGTGCACGCTCCCGACCAACCTCGCGGGACACTGCGCGATGTCGGTGCCGTCCGGTCTCTCGGCGGACGACGGTCTTCCCGTCGGCCTGCAGATCATGGCCCCGGCTCTCGCCGACGAGCGTCTGTACCGGGTGGGTGCGGCCTTCGAGGCGGCACGAGGACCCATCGTCGCCTGA
- a CDS encoding alpha/beta-hydrolase family protein: MTVLTVVLATVISLAPPLLPRQSVVQGVVTGLSVVIALAVLRIVMAARRRAGRPPRPARPELRVPVALVGGSVVLVAASGAHRWQNGLREVMSVPAVDVRWWLEALAVAIVVVAAVLAVPRLVHLLSRRRVAVAAVTVTLAIGATVGIGVTVGIGTATMAFSPGGTIDTVASPTALSAGLSGGAGSALSWNRLGREGQKFVSLPAEGSPIRIYVPLSAAPDPSARAEFAVDELRRSRAFDRPHLVVAVPTGSGWVDAAAVRGFEHRWGDDVAIVAQQYSDMPSWATFVLDRGAAEEEARALVTALRAHLSTLPDEQRPALHVYGQSLGATGASAVFDDEPEPCALFLAGPPAGVRTAGASVRANASDPVVWWRPSLLWSPPDLSHARADAPIPRWLPVVSFVNTTVDLLTSLEAPPGHGHRYGDDQARCTSAHG, encoded by the coding sequence ATGACGGTCCTCACGGTGGTTCTCGCGACGGTGATCTCCCTCGCCCCTCCCCTGCTGCCGCGACAGTCGGTCGTACAGGGCGTCGTCACAGGTTTGTCAGTGGTGATCGCGCTGGCGGTGCTTCGCATCGTCATGGCCGCGCGACGGCGGGCCGGGCGACCTCCGCGACCCGCGAGGCCGGAACTGCGTGTGCCGGTCGCGCTCGTCGGCGGGTCCGTCGTGCTGGTCGCGGCATCCGGTGCGCATCGGTGGCAGAACGGTCTGCGCGAGGTGATGTCGGTTCCCGCTGTGGATGTGCGCTGGTGGCTCGAAGCACTGGCGGTCGCGATCGTGGTCGTCGCCGCGGTGCTCGCCGTTCCGCGTCTCGTGCATCTTCTGTCGCGGCGCCGGGTGGCGGTGGCGGCCGTCACCGTGACGCTGGCGATCGGCGCCACGGTCGGGATCGGCGTCACGGTTGGGATCGGCACAGCCACGATGGCGTTCTCCCCCGGAGGGACGATCGACACGGTCGCCTCCCCCACCGCGCTCTCGGCGGGGCTGTCGGGCGGTGCGGGATCGGCACTGTCGTGGAACCGGTTGGGCCGCGAGGGGCAGAAGTTCGTGTCCCTGCCCGCCGAGGGGTCCCCGATCCGGATCTACGTGCCGTTGTCGGCCGCGCCGGATCCGTCTGCGCGCGCGGAGTTCGCAGTGGACGAACTCCGACGGTCGAGAGCCTTCGACCGACCGCATCTCGTGGTGGCCGTGCCGACCGGCTCGGGTTGGGTCGATGCCGCTGCGGTCCGTGGCTTCGAGCACCGGTGGGGCGACGACGTCGCCATCGTCGCCCAGCAGTACTCGGACATGCCGAGCTGGGCGACCTTCGTCCTCGACCGCGGTGCCGCGGAGGAGGAGGCCCGGGCGCTCGTCACCGCACTGCGAGCACACCTGTCCACGCTGCCCGACGAGCAACGTCCCGCCCTGCACGTCTACGGGCAGTCCCTGGGCGCGACCGGCGCGAGCGCCGTCTTCGACGACGAACCGGAGCCGTGTGCACTGTTCCTCGCGGGGCCGCCCGCGGGTGTCCGCACCGCCGGCGCGAGTGTCCGGGCGAACGCCTCCGACCCTGTGGTGTGGTGGCGGCCGTCGCTGCTGTGGTCGCCGCCGGATCTGTCGCATGCGCGCGCCGATGCCCCGATCCCGCGGTGGCTGCCGGTGGTGTCGTTCGTGAACACGACGGTGGACCTGCTCACCTCGCTCGAGGCCCCACCCGGTCACGGGCACCGCTACGGCGACGATCAGGCGCGGTGCACCTCCGCCCACGGATAG
- the gatB gene encoding Asp-tRNA(Asn)/Glu-tRNA(Gln) amidotransferase subunit GatB: protein MTASVSADLLAYDDVLAKFEPVMGMEVHVELHTATKMFCGCPTAFGAEPNTQVCPVCLGLPGALPVVNQAAVESAIRIGLALNCSITPWGRFARKNYFYPDQPKNYQISQYDEPIATDGYLDVVLDDGTTWRVDIERAHMEEDTGKSLHVGGATGRIHGASHSLLDYNRAGVPLVEIVTKPIVGAGERAPEVARAYVTALRDLLKALDVSDVRMDQGSMRCDANISLMPIGAKEFGTRTETKNVNSLKSVEVAVRYEMRRQAAVLVSGGEVIQETRHFQEADGTTSPGRRKETAEDYRYFPEPDLEPIAPDAAWVEELRATLPELPWLRRARIQADWGVSDEEMRDLVNAGALDLVIATTEAGAPASEARSWWVAYLAQQANTRGVELAELPITPEQVARVIALVADGKLTNKLARQVVDGVLAGEGEPDEVVAARGLEVVRDDSALQAAVDAALAANPDIADKIRSGKVQAAGKIVGDVMKATRGQADPARVKELVIAACS from the coding sequence ATGACTGCCTCCGTGTCCGCTGACCTGCTCGCCTACGACGACGTGCTCGCGAAGTTCGAGCCCGTGATGGGCATGGAGGTGCACGTCGAGCTGCACACCGCCACCAAGATGTTCTGCGGCTGCCCGACCGCCTTCGGCGCCGAGCCCAACACGCAGGTGTGCCCGGTCTGCCTCGGTCTGCCGGGGGCACTGCCCGTCGTCAACCAGGCTGCCGTCGAGTCCGCGATCCGCATCGGCCTCGCGCTGAACTGCTCGATCACCCCGTGGGGTCGCTTCGCGCGGAAGAACTACTTCTACCCGGATCAGCCGAAGAACTACCAGATCTCGCAGTACGACGAGCCGATCGCCACCGACGGATACCTCGACGTCGTGCTCGACGACGGCACCACCTGGCGCGTCGACATCGAGCGCGCGCACATGGAGGAGGACACCGGCAAGTCGCTGCACGTCGGTGGCGCCACCGGTCGCATCCACGGTGCGAGTCACTCGCTGCTCGACTACAACCGCGCCGGTGTGCCGCTCGTCGAGATCGTCACCAAGCCGATCGTCGGTGCCGGCGAGCGCGCCCCCGAGGTCGCCCGCGCCTACGTCACTGCCCTGCGCGACCTGCTCAAGGCCCTCGATGTCTCCGACGTCCGCATGGACCAGGGTTCGATGCGGTGCGACGCGAACATCTCGCTGATGCCCATCGGCGCGAAGGAGTTCGGTACCCGTACCGAGACGAAGAACGTCAACTCCCTCAAGTCCGTCGAGGTCGCGGTGCGCTACGAGATGCGCCGCCAGGCGGCCGTGCTGGTCTCCGGTGGTGAGGTGATCCAGGAGACCCGGCACTTCCAGGAGGCCGACGGCACCACCTCGCCCGGTCGCCGCAAGGAGACCGCCGAGGACTACCGCTACTTCCCGGAGCCCGACCTCGAGCCGATCGCGCCCGACGCCGCCTGGGTCGAGGAGTTGCGCGCGACGCTGCCCGAGCTGCCGTGGCTGCGCCGCGCCCGCATCCAGGCCGACTGGGGTGTCTCCGACGAGGAGATGCGCGACCTCGTCAACGCCGGTGCGCTCGATCTCGTCATCGCGACCACCGAGGCCGGCGCCCCCGCCTCGGAGGCCCGCTCGTGGTGGGTCGCCTACCTGGCCCAGCAGGCCAACACCCGCGGTGTCGAACTCGCCGAACTGCCCATCACGCCCGAGCAGGTCGCCCGCGTCATCGCACTGGTGGCCGACGGCAAGCTGACGAACAAGCTGGCCCGTCAGGTCGTCGACGGTGTGCTCGCCGGTGAGGGCGAGCCCGACGAGGTGGTCGCCGCTCGCGGTCTCGAGGTCGTGCGCGACGATTCGGCGCTGCAGGCCGCGGTCGACGCCGCTCTGGCCGCCAACCCCGACATCGCCGACAAGATCCGGTCCGGCAAGGTTCAGGCGGCCGGCAAGATCGTCGGCGACGTCATGAAGGCCACTCGCGGACAGGCCGATCCGGCGCGCGTGAAGGAACTCGTCATCGCCGCGTGCAGTTGA
- a CDS encoding 6-phosphofructokinase codes for MTRIGILTSGGDCPGLNAVIRGAVLKGTEVHGQEFVGFLDGWRGLVEGDVIPLDRSRVRGLAQQGGTILGTSRFGPYQGPDGGAQNIQKTLDRLGIDAVIAIGGEGTAAASKRLFGEGIRIVGVPKTIDNDLSHTDYTFGFDTAVEIATVAIDRLRTTGNSHKRCMVLEVMGRHAGWIALHAGTAGGAHAILIPEHPESLEQICEWVMSVRNRGRSPMVVVAEGFTLPEMEEAYSTKGLDGFDRPRLGGIAEVLAPLIEKHTGIEARATVLGHIQRGGVPTAFDRVLATRLGMAVTDLVAEEDWGHMVALHGTDIARVDFDELAEPKYVPDERYQEMRILFG; via the coding sequence GTGACGAGGATCGGAATTCTCACCAGTGGCGGGGACTGTCCCGGTCTCAACGCGGTCATCCGCGGAGCGGTGCTCAAGGGGACCGAGGTGCACGGACAGGAGTTCGTCGGATTCCTCGACGGCTGGCGCGGTCTCGTCGAGGGCGATGTGATCCCGTTGGACCGCAGCCGTGTTCGCGGTCTCGCCCAGCAGGGAGGCACGATCCTCGGCACGAGCCGGTTCGGCCCGTACCAGGGACCTGACGGCGGGGCACAGAACATCCAGAAGACCCTCGACCGCCTCGGGATCGACGCCGTGATCGCCATCGGGGGAGAGGGCACCGCCGCAGCCTCGAAGCGGCTCTTCGGTGAAGGGATCCGCATCGTCGGTGTGCCGAAGACGATCGACAACGACCTCAGCCACACCGACTACACCTTCGGTTTCGACACGGCCGTCGAGATCGCGACGGTGGCGATCGACCGCCTCCGCACCACCGGCAACTCCCACAAACGCTGCATGGTGCTCGAGGTTATGGGCCGGCACGCCGGATGGATCGCACTGCACGCGGGCACCGCGGGCGGCGCACACGCCATCCTCATCCCGGAACACCCCGAGAGCCTCGAACAGATCTGCGAGTGGGTGATGAGTGTTCGCAACCGCGGGCGCTCGCCGATGGTCGTCGTCGCCGAGGGCTTCACACTCCCCGAGATGGAGGAGGCATACTCCACCAAGGGACTCGACGGATTCGACCGGCCGCGCCTCGGTGGGATCGCGGAGGTGCTCGCGCCGCTCATCGAGAAGCACACCGGCATCGAGGCCCGCGCGACGGTCCTCGGGCACATCCAACGAGGCGGTGTCCCCACGGCATTCGACCGGGTGCTCGCCACCCGACTCGGCATGGCGGTGACCGATCTCGTCGCCGAGGAGGACTGGGGGCACATGGTCGCACTGCACGGCACCGACATCGCCCGGGTCGATTTCGACGAGCTCGCCGAACCGAAGTACGTGCCCGACGAGCGCTATCAGGAGATGCGGATCCTGTTCGGGTGA
- a CDS encoding response regulator produces MTEPHPPITVFIADDQAMVRQGFGALLGAQPDISVVGDAPDGRAAVSEVARLRPDVVLMDVRMPEMNGLDAARHILADTREPRSKVLMLTTFDLDDYVYEALGMGASGFLLKDAPADELVRAVRVVADGQALLAPTVTRRLIADVTSRRRPARGRDRVLDPLTPRELEVLELIAHGLSNTEIAERLFVAEQTVKTHVGKVLGKLHLRDRAQAVVLAYESGLVTPG; encoded by the coding sequence ATGACCGAACCGCACCCTCCCATCACCGTGTTCATCGCCGACGACCAGGCCATGGTTCGGCAGGGCTTCGGAGCACTGCTCGGAGCCCAGCCCGACATCAGCGTCGTCGGCGATGCCCCCGACGGTCGAGCGGCCGTCTCGGAGGTCGCGCGCCTGCGACCCGACGTCGTCCTCATGGACGTGCGCATGCCCGAGATGAACGGTCTCGACGCGGCGCGGCACATCCTCGCCGACACCCGTGAGCCGCGGTCGAAGGTGCTCATGCTCACCACCTTCGATCTCGACGACTATGTCTACGAGGCGCTGGGGATGGGAGCGAGCGGGTTCCTGCTCAAAGACGCGCCGGCCGACGAACTCGTGCGTGCCGTGCGGGTGGTCGCCGACGGTCAGGCGTTGCTCGCGCCGACCGTCACCCGTCGTCTCATCGCCGACGTCACCAGCCGGCGCCGACCGGCGAGAGGACGCGACCGCGTCCTCGATCCTCTCACCCCGCGCGAACTCGAAGTGCTCGAACTGATCGCGCACGGCCTGTCGAACACCGAGATCGCGGAGCGGTTGTTCGTCGCCGAACAGACCGTCAAGACCCACGTCGGAAAGGTGCTCGGGAAGCTGCATCTGCGCGACCGCGCGCAGGCCGTGGTGCTCGCCTACGAGTCCGGTCTCGTCACACCCGGCTGA
- the gatC gene encoding Asp-tRNA(Asn)/Glu-tRNA(Gln) amidotransferase subunit GatC has translation MPAISRDEVAHLARLSRLALTDAELDEFAGQLDSILNHVKAVSEVAADDVAPMANPNAVTNVTRPDVVVPGLTPEQALSGAPAVEEDRFSVPQILGEGE, from the coding sequence GTGCCTGCCATCTCCCGTGACGAGGTCGCGCATCTCGCCCGGTTGTCCCGGCTTGCGCTGACCGATGCCGAACTCGACGAGTTCGCCGGTCAGTTGGATTCGATCCTCAACCACGTCAAGGCGGTGTCGGAGGTGGCCGCGGACGATGTGGCTCCCATGGCGAACCCGAACGCCGTCACCAACGTGACGCGACCCGACGTCGTCGTCCCCGGTCTCACGCCCGAGCAGGCGCTCTCCGGTGCGCCGGCCGTCGAGGAGGACCGCTTCTCGGTCCCGCAGATCCTGGGAGAGGGCGAATGA